A single genomic interval of Halichondria panicea chromosome 2, odHalPani1.1, whole genome shotgun sequence harbors:
- the LOC135331286 gene encoding uncharacterized protein LOC135331286: MADDTSNTNADDNASPKLDVIEFVEKNSNQSATVVFEIEEELVQEWRAQKDELQKLPPEPSPPPALSPPAPPAPQTPSNKRTPKRSFTPAFKLQVIKRAEENTNRSAAKEFNIDDKMVREWRKQKERLEALPPEKLERKMGNSGLRPLLPELEKTLVEWIKTQPKRPTNVQIQAKALELNANEVADFKASRGWLDKFMHRHSLHAHRLSSSGGIPTASPVMTMDVDSVISQIIPGEGDAIDIQACLDVVNTEETATKRRKYAPVYKLLVIEHAEKTSNREAAREFSVDERMVRGWRGQKEHIQSLPQDDSQPLIEPPLEVPTTPMNVVSPDISVVSTPGQSTPNKKRKYDVAFKLKAVEYAEKVSNRGAGRHFNVDEKRVREWRKQKELLATLPPGKVRVGKSGCHPLLPELEKTLVSWINESPVKPTHSKIQAKALELHTGEKPFKASRGWLEKFLNRHKVDSNDEAISTTSPEASVVPDAIQITQEDFSEVDIQACLNLARTIQDSVKQGGGDENALMIAKSIEETVKKSIADSLAKNAHRNIDLDPNQIQSIAETLMETVGETVARTLEAAQVESIAQTLAETMDASQVQSIADGMTETVEESIAEVPTEEMTIEETVA; encoded by the exons ATGGCGGACGACACCTCGAATACGAATGCCGACGACAACGCTTCTCCCAAGCTTGATGTGATCGAGTTTGTAGAGAAAAACAGTAACCAAAGTGCTACTGTAGTGTTTGAGATAGAAGAGGAGCTTGTACAAGAATGGAGAGCACAGAAAGATGAGCTACAGAAGTTACCGCCTGAACCAAGCCCACCACCAGCATTATCACCACCGGCTCCACCTGCACCACAGACACCATCTAACAAAAGAACCCCCAAGAGGTCGTTTACCCCAGCCTTCAAGCTACAAGTTATTAAAAGAGCTGAAGAAAACACAAATAGATCAGCTGCGAAAGAGTTCAACATTGACGACAAGATGGTGCGAGAATGGCGAAAACAGAAGGAGCGACTGGAAGCTTTACCACCAGAAAAACTTGAGCGAAAGATGGGAAACTCTGGACTTCGACCGTTACTTCCTGAGTTAGAAAAGACGCTTGTGGAATGGATCAAAACTCAGCCGAAGCGACCAACAAATGTGCAAATTCAAGCGAAAGCTCTCGAGCTTAATGCTAATGAGGTAGCGGACTTCAAAGCCAGTCGTGGTTGGCTTGACAAATTCATGCATCGGCACAGCCTGCATGCTCATCGATTAAGCTCCAGTGGAGGAATCCCCACAGCAAGCCCAGTGATGACAATGGATGTGGACTCAGTGATATCTCAGATCATTCCCGGCGAAGGAGACGCAATCGATATCCAAGCTTGTTTGGACGTGGTAAATACCGAGGAGACGGCTACTAAGAGAAGGAAATACGCGCCGGTTTACAAACTATTGGTTATCGAACATGCCGAGAAGACTTCGAACCGAGAGGCTGCCAGAGAATTCAGTGTAGACGAGAGGATGGTACGTGGTTGGAGGGGCCAAAAAGAACATATCCAGTCCTTGCCTCAAGATGACTCCCAGCCACTGATAGAGCCACCACTTGAAGTGCCGACTACTCCAATGAATGTTGTGTCTCCAGATATCAGTGTTGTCTCCACTCCTGGGCAGTCCACACCGAACAAGAAGAGGAAGTATGATGTTGCCTTCAAACTAAAG GCGGTGGAGTATGCAGAGAAGGTCTCTAACCGGGGTGCGGGGCGTCATTTCAACGTTGACGAGAAACGAGTGCGAGAATGGCGTAAACAGAAAGAGCTCCTTGCCACATTACCACCTGGCAAAGTGCGAGTGGGAAAGTCTGGATGCCATCCCTTGCTCCCAGAGTTAGAAAAGACGCTAGTCTCCTGGATAAACGAGTCACCCGTCAAACCAACACACTCCAAGATTCAAGCCAAGGCCCTTGAGCTACATACTGGAGAGAAGCCGTTCAAAGCAAGCCGTGGCTGGCTTGAAAAGTTCCTGAATCGCCACAAAGTCGATAGCAATGACGAGGCAATTTCCACCACTTCTCCTGAGGCATCTGTAGTTCCTGATGCAATCCAAATTACGCAAGAAGATTTTAGTGAGGTCGATATCCAAGCCTGTCTCAATTTAGCCAGGACGATTCAAGACTCTGTCAAACAAGGTGGAGGGGACGAGAATGCACTCATGATAGCCAAGAGCATCGAGGAAACTGTCAAGAAAAGCATTGCCGACTCGTTGGCAAAAAACGCACACCGAAACATTGACCTGGATCCAAACCAGATACAAAGCATTGCCGAAACCCTGATGGAAACAGTCGGAGAGACAGTGGCCCGGACTCTGGAGGCAGCACAAGTGGAGAGCATAGCCCAAACCCTTGCAGAGACGATGGACGCAAGTCAGGTGCAAAGTATCGCCGACGGTATGACGGAGACTGTGGAGGAAAGCATCGCTGAAGTGCCCACCGAGGAGATGACCATCGAAGAAACTGTTGCCTAA